The Nerophis lumbriciformis linkage group LG04, RoL_Nlum_v2.1, whole genome shotgun sequence genome contains the following window.
TGCAGTCTACAACCACCATCAAGTGAAATCTCACCAATAATATGGTTGTGTAGCaagcaatattttaataattgtttttattatattgtgAAGGTGTACTTAATATCGTGGATGTCACTTATCgtaaaatgtctgttttttttaaatcaggagTTTATGAAGGCTACGGTGGACCTTGCAGACCTGTTGGGCCTTCATCTTGTCATGTCACGTAACGCTGGCAAAGGAGAGTACAAAATCATGGTGGCAGCTATGGGCTGGGCAACAGCAGAACTCGTCATGTCAAGGTAAGCAGATACTCTTTTTCCCTCGGCTATTTTGTCATGACTCGACTTTGAGTcacaaaaacaaatatacattggCTGACGCCTTTCATTTCTTCAAATAAGTTCTCATAATAATCTCTCTACTTGTGGTTTTTCAGATGTCTTCCTCTGTGGGTGGGAGCCAGAGGGATTGAATTTGACTGGAAATATATCCAAATGAGCTTTGATTCCAATATTAGTTTAGTGAGTGTTCATTATTTCACACCTATCCACTTAGAGTCTCTTTTCCTTGTCACATTCATCATTATAGTACAGTTTATATCATTAAGTATAATAATTTcaatttcatttatttaattactTAAATTTCCATTAAAAATATCTGAAATGATTGTTCTCTGCACAAGCACATTCTCAAATTGTTATTCatctttgtctgtgtgtgtgtacaggtCCATTATATTGCCACGGCAGCAGTAGTGTGGATGTTTACGCGCTATGATCTTCCTAAGAGCTTCAGGCTGCCTGTTACTGTTCTGTTGGCACTCTGTGTCTACAAGTCTTTCCTAATGGAGTAAGTACATTTTCCGATACCATTGACatgtggtgaggttcatggctggtgaggagCTCACACATTTATGCCTATGCACTCTTCAGGCGATGCACAGTACTGTTTGCTTCACCTTATGTCTGTCCTCTGCAGCTTATAAGCAATAATATTTGTCCTACACAAACAGTAAAAACATTTAACGGGCTCTAGAacatgggtgtccaaactacggcccacgggccaagTGCGGCCCGCCACAATCTTCAGTGCGGCCCGCGAAACATCACAAGTGTAACAAGAAAATTGACCTGCTGTGTTTATACCTGAATTTAGCTCAATGTGAGTCAATTCGGCGTGATCTTGTCCCCCTCTTCTGGGCGATATTAGAAACGATGGTCAAAATTCATGAGTTTCCTTTGGAAGGGACTTGAGCACAGATTAGCGTCAATATATAAAATggcatgtttatatatgtatgtatatatatatatatatatatatatatatatatattatatattatatatgtatgtatgtatgtatgggtgtgtgtgtgtgtatatatactgtatatgtatatgtatatatatatatatatatatatatatatatatatatatatatatatatacacagtacatatatatatatatatatatatgtgtgtgtatgtgtgtatatatccatccatccatccattttctaccgcttattccctttggggtcgcggggggcgctggagcctatctcagctacaatcgggcggaaggcggggtacaccctggacaagtcgccacctcatcgcaggtgcgtatatatatatatatatatatatatatacatatatatatatatatatatatatatatatatatatatatatatatatatgtgtctaaatatatatgtatgtatgtttatatgtatgtatatatgtatatatatatatatatatatatatatatatatatatatatatatatatatatatatatatatatatacatttattaagggtctactgaaaatgtgaccaaatctgctgggtcaaaagtatacatacatcatttttaatatttggttacatgtcccttggcaagtttcactgcaatacggcacttttagtagccatccacaagcttctggttgaatttttgaccactccgcttgacaaaattggtgcaggtcatctaaatttgttggttttctgacacggacttgtttcttcagcattgtccacacgtttaagtcaggactttgggaaggccattctaaaaccttaattcaagcctgatttagccattcctttaccacttttgatgtgtgtttggggtcattgtcctgttggaacacccaactgcgcccaagacccaacctccgggctgatgattttaggttgtccttcagaatttggaggtaatcctcctttttcattgtcccatttactctctgtaaagcaccagttccattggcagcaaaacaggcccagagcataatactaccaccaccatgcttgatggtaggcttggtgttcctgggattaaaggcctcaccttttctcctccaaacatatttctgggtattgtggccaaacagctaaatttttgtttcatctgaccacaaaactttcctccagaagatcttatctttgtccgtgtgatcagcagcaaactttagacgagccttaaggtgtcgcttctggagcaagggcttccttcttgcatggtagcccctcagtccatggcgacgcttgactgtggacactgacacctgtgttccagcagcttccaattcattgcagacctgctttttggtggttctctgttgactcttgatcaccctgaccaattttctctcagcagcaggtgatagcttgcattttcttcctgattgtggcagtgacaaaactgtgccatgcactttatacttacgtacaattgtctgcacagttgctcttaggaccttaagctgctttgaaatggctccaagtgactttcctgacttgttttttcagatctgtgctgagttcctttgactttcccattgtcgcgtttgtaaccgagtctaatgactgcatcacatgagccatatttaaatgggctcagagaagtcaacaggtgttgtcaatcataatcactcacataaagttaagaggccatgccatgaagctaatttgatttgattgtaattttttctgcatcaccaaaattgataaagtatgttgctgtatgtgtacttttgacccagcagatttggtcacattttcagtagacccataataaattcataaaagaaccaaacttcaaaaTATTGTTTGCCTTgatgcccttctaacttgccttggtgccctaaaatatgagccctcctttcaggcaacacttgccttgaccttagaAAGTTACAATGCGAGGTCTGGATATTATATCTATACAAGTACACTAATTTCAGAACACTAATTTCAGAACTATATCagaatatatattgtatatacaaaaatatatattgtatatacattgaCAACccaaatacttttattttgtccTTACTTAACCTAAATttgttttagcatttaaaaaaatac
Protein-coding sequences here:
- the tmem147 gene encoding BOS complex subunit TMEM147, with the protein product MTLFHFGNCFALAYFPYFITYKCSGLSEYNAFWRCVQAGATYLFVQLCKMLFLATFFPTWEGGAGVYDFVGEFMKATVDLADLLGLHLVMSRNAGKGEYKIMVAAMGWATAELVMSRCLPLWVGARGIEFDWKYIQMSFDSNISLVHYIATAAVVWMFTRYDLPKSFRLPVTVLLALCVYKSFLMELFIHAFLLGSWTVLLVKAVLTGAISLCSLFLFVTLVHSN